The following coding sequences are from one Parafrankia irregularis window:
- a CDS encoding metal ABC transporter ATP-binding protein — translation MSGPTSAPAVAVPEQASTDVRPSASEQTPVGDQLPVGDQLPVGDQAATSDRAATGTALAFDDAAIAYGRSTVLHSVHGTLHQGRTLALIGPNGAGKSTLIRAVLGLLPVSSGSITVLGRAPAAARREVAYVPQADTLDRDFPISVGQVVLMGRYRGIGWIRRPGRADRAAAQAALEAVGLADRSRDRFGLLSGGQRQRVLLARAIAAEPRLLLLDEPFNGVDVVSQEALLTALATLAGTGTATVVSTHDLALAQTISDQVCLLNGRQIAFGPATRALAPDQLREAYGGAAVEIGGAGVIVTRT, via the coding sequence GTGAGCGGCCCGACCAGCGCCCCCGCCGTCGCGGTACCTGAGCAGGCGAGCACGGATGTCCGGCCCTCGGCCAGCGAACAGACACCCGTCGGCGACCAGCTTCCCGTCGGCGACCAGCTTCCCGTCGGCGACCAGGCTGCCACCAGCGACCGGGCTGCCACCGGCACCGCGCTCGCCTTCGATGACGCGGCGATCGCCTACGGCCGCTCCACGGTGCTCCACAGCGTGCACGGCACCCTGCACCAGGGCCGGACGCTGGCGCTCATCGGGCCCAACGGCGCCGGCAAGTCGACCCTGATCAGGGCCGTGCTCGGGCTGCTCCCCGTGAGCTCCGGATCGATCACCGTGCTGGGCCGGGCACCGGCGGCGGCGCGCCGCGAGGTCGCCTACGTGCCCCAGGCCGACACCCTCGACCGGGACTTCCCGATCTCGGTCGGCCAGGTCGTCCTGATGGGCCGCTACCGCGGAATCGGTTGGATCCGCCGCCCGGGCCGAGCGGACCGCGCGGCGGCCCAGGCCGCGCTGGAGGCCGTCGGGCTGGCCGACCGCAGCCGGGACCGCTTCGGCCTGCTCTCCGGCGGGCAGCGCCAGCGCGTCCTGCTCGCCCGCGCCATCGCGGCCGAGCCACGCCTGCTGCTGCTCGACGAGCCCTTCAACGGGGTGGACGTCGTCTCCCAGGAAGCCCTGCTCACCGCGCTGGCGACCTTGGCCGGCACCGGCACGGCGACGGTCGTCTCGACCCATGACCTGGCACTCGCCCAGACCATCAGCGACCAGGTGTGCCTGTTGAACGGCCGCCAGATCGCGTTCGGCCCGGCCACCCGGGCGCTGGCCCCCGACCAGCTGCGCGAGGCCTACGGCGGTGCCGCAGTGGAGATCGGCGGGGCAGGCGTCATCGTGACCCGAACATGA